Proteins from a genomic interval of Rubinisphaera italica:
- a CDS encoding CpaF family protein codes for MATMTEADYDYESNAESKRAFQQLKTRLHRQMIDAMDLSKAGKLPEHELRKQLRALAAHLCDMHSAYLPESEREQMVNEIMDEMYGFGPLEPLMNDPEVSDVLINGADTVFVERRGKLERTDVRFADNNHLLHLIQRLVGRAGRRIDEVSPMVDAKLPDGSRLHAVIPPLTSKGPTLSIRRFSKTAVEFEDMVRSRTLTREMADFLIACVKGRMNILLSGGTGAGKTTMLNQLSRFIPMTERVLTIEETAELQLRQTDVVSMETRLPNVEGKGGISQRELLRNSLRMRPDRIIVGEARGSEVLEMLQAMNTGHDGSMSTVHANDTRDALDRLELMIALSGAELTPTVARRYIASALQILVHVSRLSTGERKVMRISEVAGTREGEYNVEDIFVYRMTGISSDGKAEGAFYATGYEPECIRRMTTLGHDVSMDLFTARELIAGGEYIVQEKK; via the coding sequence ATGGCGACTATGACTGAAGCCGATTACGACTACGAATCCAATGCAGAATCCAAACGTGCGTTTCAACAATTGAAAACACGTCTGCATCGTCAAATGATCGATGCGATGGATTTGTCAAAAGCAGGCAAACTTCCTGAACACGAACTTCGTAAACAATTGCGAGCCTTGGCCGCACATCTGTGTGACATGCACTCCGCCTATCTGCCCGAATCGGAACGGGAACAGATGGTCAACGAGATCATGGACGAGATGTACGGCTTCGGTCCCCTCGAACCATTGATGAACGATCCAGAAGTCAGCGATGTGCTGATCAACGGAGCCGACACGGTGTTTGTGGAACGTCGCGGTAAACTGGAACGAACCGATGTTCGGTTTGCCGATAACAATCACCTGTTGCATCTGATTCAACGACTCGTCGGTCGTGCGGGGCGACGTATCGACGAAGTTTCGCCGATGGTCGATGCCAAACTGCCAGACGGTTCTCGTCTGCACGCTGTCATCCCGCCCCTTACGAGCAAGGGGCCAACGCTTTCCATTCGACGATTCAGTAAAACAGCTGTCGAATTTGAGGACATGGTTCGATCTCGAACACTCACTCGCGAGATGGCCGACTTCCTGATCGCCTGTGTGAAAGGCCGAATGAACATTCTGCTCAGCGGTGGTACCGGTGCCGGTAAAACGACGATGCTCAACCAGCTTAGCCGGTTCATTCCGATGACCGAACGAGTTTTGACCATCGAAGAAACCGCCGAGCTTCAGTTACGACAAACCGATGTTGTCAGTATGGAAACCCGCCTGCCGAACGTGGAAGGCAAAGGGGGAATTTCTCAACGCGAACTGCTGCGAAACTCGTTGCGTATGCGTCCGGATCGGATCATCGTCGGCGAAGCTCGTGGAAGTGAAGTTCTGGAAATGCTCCAGGCCATGAATACGGGTCACGACGGTTCGATGAGTACCGTTCATGCCAACGACACCCGCGACGCACTCGATCGTCTTGAATTGATGATCGCGTTGTCCGGTGCCGAATTGACTCCGACAGTTGCCCGACGATACATCGCCTCTGCTCTGCAGATTCTGGTACATGTTTCTCGATTGAGCACTGGCGAACGTAAAGTGATGCGTATCTCTGAAGTGGCTGGAACTCGTGAAGGGGAATACAACGTGGAAGACATTTTCGTCTACCGCATGACCGGAATCAGTTCAGATGGCAAAGCCGAAGGAGCTTTCTATGCAACGGGTTATGAGCCGGAATGTATTCGTCGCATGACAACTCTGGGCCACGATGTATCGATGGACCTGTTTACTGCACGTGAGTTGATCGCAGGTGGTGAGTATATTGTTCAGGAAAAGAAATAA
- a CDS encoding type II secretion system F family protein: MTKRESFASGTSSTGIEKVAAMATGYSQPNQIKSRPEFADILKPQDQYATSENTSGLNGINTWFDRLMIQSGLPISPMAALVLCGWLSIAMGIFIYVVLEDPIATAIGVLLGFAIPIAILMAMRSRRQSMILRQMPPMIDELARAARTGRSLDQCLEMVAEDTPGPLGDEMDHCVRKLQMGVTMNEALYELPERTGVNGLRILATALSVHQQTGGDLVRVLERLSKTLRDRSMFLGRLRAITAGSRATAILMILLPPAILAFFIFRDPNYLSRLMNSDWGFFITMMGIFLEIVGAIWIWRILGNTQNT, from the coding sequence ATGACCAAACGTGAATCGTTCGCGAGTGGAACATCTTCGACAGGAATCGAAAAGGTTGCCGCGATGGCTACAGGATATTCACAACCAAATCAAATCAAATCGCGCCCCGAATTCGCGGACATTCTCAAGCCGCAGGATCAATATGCGACTTCAGAGAACACAAGTGGATTGAACGGGATTAATACGTGGTTTGATCGACTGATGATTCAATCGGGTTTGCCGATTTCTCCGATGGCCGCACTTGTGTTATGTGGTTGGCTTTCTATTGCGATGGGCATTTTCATATACGTTGTATTGGAAGACCCAATTGCAACGGCTATTGGAGTACTGCTTGGTTTTGCGATTCCGATTGCAATTCTGATGGCGATGCGATCGAGACGACAATCGATGATTTTACGACAAATGCCACCGATGATTGATGAACTGGCCCGAGCCGCCCGTACGGGACGGAGTCTGGATCAGTGTCTGGAAATGGTGGCAGAAGATACCCCCGGTCCACTCGGTGATGAAATGGACCACTGTGTTCGTAAATTGCAGATGGGCGTCACCATGAATGAAGCCTTGTACGAACTTCCAGAAAGAACGGGTGTGAATGGCCTGCGAATTCTGGCGACTGCATTGAGCGTTCACCAGCAGACTGGGGGAGATCTGGTTCGAGTTTTGGAGCGACTTTCGAAGACACTTCGAGATCGATCGATGTTCCTGGGACGTTTGCGAGCGATTACAGCAGGTAGCCGGGCGACGGCTATTTTGATGATCCTGTTGCCACCAGCGATTCTGGCATTCTTTATTTTCCGCGATCCAAATTACCTGAGCAGACTAATGAATTCTGATTGGGGCTTCTTCATCACGATGATGGGAATCTTTCTGGAAATCGTAGGAGCGATCTGGATCTGGAGAATTCTGGGAAACACTCAGAACACGTAA
- a CDS encoding type II secretion system F family protein produces MNIREYLQQTEFAGTTLYQIAIWIFIAACALLAIMLLRRFFRWITSGSSSKSTPATKTQPRPEMQRDRDQPAVTLTSDDSRQSFARSADSLLKDETSGDQRVLAPAEDSIFRDERDEVDEPMPVLSSEESMVKESSQPQRTFQVASSKETREYTGKQRSWTSRSLFGKPITGQQVDLPRVSSSDIPFADRSDYRYGSSLTPALASLMPETDERKAALKKDLIQAGYYTPHAYDNFAAARYLGLMAPILIFGGLLILAPPAIEWIFILLIVVGAGLGWAMPRVFIRSKAAQRRKEIENALPDVIDLLNMCVSQGMTLRSALARVSWEISETYPAMSEELRIVAEQADLSTTEHALMNLNERVDVPELHSLSSLLIQTERMGTNVSDSLTEYSDGMRATLQQRADQKANAATFKLLFPTVLCLMPAVFMFLLGPAVVDLSDFFQRGGVNQFNQVETDR; encoded by the coding sequence ATGAATATCCGAGAATACTTACAACAGACCGAATTTGCAGGCACGACTCTATATCAGATTGCGATCTGGATTTTCATTGCTGCTTGCGCCCTGTTGGCCATCATGCTCTTGAGACGGTTTTTTCGCTGGATCACTAGTGGGTCTTCGTCGAAGTCGACCCCTGCCACAAAGACTCAGCCTCGACCAGAGATGCAGCGGGATCGCGATCAGCCTGCAGTGACCCTGACTTCAGACGATTCTCGGCAATCATTTGCTCGCTCTGCTGATTCCCTGCTTAAAGATGAAACCAGTGGCGATCAACGAGTCCTCGCACCAGCTGAGGATTCCATCTTCCGCGATGAACGCGATGAAGTCGATGAACCAATGCCGGTTCTTTCGTCCGAAGAGTCGATGGTGAAAGAATCGTCTCAACCTCAACGTACTTTCCAGGTCGCTTCCTCCAAAGAAACCCGAGAGTACACAGGCAAACAACGAAGCTGGACATCACGCTCTCTGTTCGGGAAACCGATCACTGGGCAACAGGTCGATTTGCCACGAGTCAGTTCCAGTGACATTCCTTTCGCGGATCGTAGCGACTATCGATATGGATCAAGTTTAACACCAGCCCTCGCTTCATTGATGCCCGAAACCGACGAGCGAAAGGCGGCACTGAAGAAAGATCTGATTCAGGCCGGATATTACACTCCTCACGCCTACGATAACTTTGCAGCCGCTCGGTATCTCGGACTGATGGCACCGATCCTGATTTTCGGCGGCCTTCTGATTCTGGCTCCACCAGCAATTGAATGGATTTTTATCCTGTTAATCGTTGTCGGTGCCGGGCTCGGCTGGGCGATGCCGCGGGTTTTCATCCGCTCCAAAGCGGCTCAACGTCGTAAGGAAATTGAAAACGCTTTGCCGGACGTGATTGACCTGCTCAATATGTGCGTCAGTCAGGGAATGACTTTGCGATCGGCTCTGGCTCGCGTCTCCTGGGAAATTTCCGAAACCTATCCGGCGATGTCCGAAGAACTGCGAATCGTCGCCGAACAAGCCGACTTAAGCACAACCGAACATGCCCTGATGAACCTCAACGAACGTGTCGATGTTCCTGAGTTACACTCGTTGTCTTCCCTGTTGATTCAAACCGAACGCATGGGAACGAACGTCAGCGATTCATTGACCGAATATTCCGACGGAATGCGAGCGACTTTACAACAGCGAGCCGATCAGAAAGCCAATGCCGCGACATTCAAACTGTTGTTTCCAACAGTTCTATGTCTGATGCCGGCCGTGTTCATGTTCCTGCTCGGCCCAGCCGTGGTCGATCTGTCTGACTTCTTCCAGCGTGGGGGAGTCAACCAGTTCAATCAGGTCGAAACCGACCGATAA
- a CDS encoding HlyD family efflux transporter periplasmic adaptor subunit: MQKSKSNIAEEISQLVPEATSWLLWQIDSENGFHLVASHGFGDQDATSIYQKWAGHHELLQRAAEQKTVLKAQGQASQIKSSEAVSLELIAVPLIENDVALGIFEMIVTNQISMEPFLQSDRIHQVTHEYGPGWLKNLLPATPDNNFQSLELLQQFWRIQQETPPAECLQALLELLVVHGYTNRCSLFQKVGQKTQLLAISGGSEIDSRSPALRNLTQFASTLFDNDFPEPRTFQAQDLKDYSLSAKSIHVFEVDPAGQFHHPSRLLLESFQTPRMTINPELIEEFPVWRLVLSAQKKQTSTKRSRSWWLWPAGLVIAAVLVLLPIPMTISAEGYLVPEDRRNLYAPETGTIHANDLHLPENRIVDKDQLLLTITSLDLETRLSALDGEVATLNEQIRSLRNTRPEAERRNDGRDTVDVNIGIRLAELKAELQGLQAEQSLVKHRIESLKLNSPLAGQILTWDAEHQLAGRPVQSGQHLLTVGDPHSSWEAIVEVRDVDLQFVKQTLEAAPQQEWKLVSLAEAKSRWSGVLKILSPTVEQHPTGQAFAVAAIDLQAPEADQLPGTRIRATLDCGKYPLGYVIFRAPIETLRSYLWW, encoded by the coding sequence ATGCAAAAATCAAAATCCAATATTGCTGAAGAAATCAGCCAACTTGTTCCAGAAGCGACATCCTGGTTGCTTTGGCAGATTGATTCCGAAAATGGCTTTCATCTTGTGGCCAGTCACGGATTTGGTGACCAGGATGCCACTTCAATCTATCAGAAATGGGCAGGGCATCACGAATTATTACAGCGAGCTGCGGAACAAAAGACCGTCCTCAAGGCTCAGGGACAAGCCTCGCAAATCAAATCGTCTGAGGCGGTCAGCCTGGAACTGATCGCCGTCCCACTGATTGAAAACGATGTCGCATTAGGCATCTTTGAAATGATTGTCACGAATCAAATTTCGATGGAGCCATTTTTACAATCCGACCGCATTCACCAGGTGACTCACGAGTATGGGCCAGGGTGGCTCAAAAATTTACTTCCAGCGACTCCAGATAATAATTTTCAATCTCTGGAATTGCTGCAGCAGTTCTGGCGAATCCAGCAAGAGACTCCCCCCGCTGAATGTTTGCAGGCGTTGCTGGAATTACTGGTCGTCCATGGTTACACAAATCGCTGCAGTCTTTTTCAAAAGGTGGGGCAAAAGACTCAATTGCTGGCAATCAGCGGTGGATCGGAAATCGACTCCCGTTCTCCAGCGTTGCGTAATCTGACACAGTTTGCCAGTACTCTTTTCGACAACGATTTCCCAGAGCCCAGAACGTTCCAGGCACAAGACCTGAAAGACTATTCATTATCTGCTAAATCAATTCACGTTTTTGAAGTCGATCCTGCAGGACAGTTTCATCATCCCTCCCGACTCCTGCTTGAATCGTTTCAAACTCCCCGGATGACAATCAATCCCGAGTTGATCGAGGAGTTTCCCGTATGGCGACTGGTGTTATCTGCTCAGAAAAAGCAGACTTCAACAAAACGTTCGAGAAGCTGGTGGCTGTGGCCTGCAGGCTTGGTCATTGCAGCCGTTCTTGTACTCCTGCCAATACCGATGACAATCTCTGCTGAGGGATATCTTGTTCCGGAGGATCGAAGAAATCTGTATGCTCCGGAAACGGGCACGATCCATGCCAATGATTTGCATCTTCCAGAGAATCGTATCGTCGACAAAGATCAACTGTTGTTGACGATTACGAGCCTGGATCTGGAAACTCGCTTGAGTGCTCTGGATGGCGAAGTTGCCACTCTGAATGAGCAGATTCGCAGCCTGCGTAACACCCGCCCGGAAGCGGAACGCCGCAATGATGGCCGGGATACGGTCGATGTGAACATCGGGATCCGACTGGCTGAGCTCAAAGCAGAACTACAGGGCCTACAGGCAGAACAGTCTCTAGTGAAACATCGTATTGAGTCTCTCAAATTGAACAGTCCGCTAGCCGGACAGATTCTCACCTGGGATGCCGAGCATCAGCTAGCCGGTCGCCCTGTGCAGTCGGGTCAACACCTGTTGACGGTAGGTGATCCTCATTCCAGTTGGGAGGCGATTGTCGAGGTTCGAGATGTTGATTTGCAATTCGTGAAACAAACTCTGGAAGCGGCTCCCCAACAGGAGTGGAAATTGGTTTCGCTGGCAGAAGCAAAGAGTCGCTGGAGCGGAGTCCTGAAAATCCTCTCGCCGACTGTCGAACAACATCCGACGGGCCAGGCGTTTGCAGTCGCAGCGATCGACTTGCAGGCACCGGAAGCTGACCAACTCCCAGGAACACGAATTCGGGCTACTCTCGATTGTGGGAAATATCCACTCGGATATGTGATTTTTCGAGCCCCAATCGAAACCCTGCGGTCCTATCTATGGTGGTAA